A single window of Anopheles moucheti chromosome 2, idAnoMoucSN_F20_07, whole genome shotgun sequence DNA harbors:
- the LOC128310362 gene encoding N(G),N(G)-dimethylarginine dimethylaminohydrolase 1 isoform X1 has product MASCFRYTHAITARIPLSLRTRGEIDLEEAKLQHESYVKMLRDLGLDVIELPPDENLPECPFVEDCAVVCNGIALICRPGDPHRMQEVEAVRAVLKKELDLPLAEIADPNARLDGGDVLFTGREFFVGLSKWTNEAGARAVAAAFPEYPCVPIKVSEHHHLKYYVSMGGPDVLCVSRSKESQEILKRIEREATFTYHTLTLQEEAAANVLYINGTLVTRSVDEIPISTQILSQKIDNPRQMLYMSELGKFSNGLTACSILVKRSKHIKSL; this is encoded by the exons ATGGCGTCATGCTTCCGCTATACACACGCAATCACTGCCAG AATTCCATTATCGTTAAGAACACGTGGAGAAATCGATCTGGAGGAGGCCAAACTGCAGCATGAAAGTTATGTGAAAATGCTACGTGATCTGGGACTGGATGTGATAGAACTGCCACCGGATGAAAATCTACCTGAATGTCCGTTCGTCGAAGACTGTGCCGTAGTTTGTAATGGAATAGCATTAATTTGTCGACCCGGCGATCCTCATCGGATGCAGGAA GTCGAGGCAGTACGGGCTGTACTAAAGAAGGAACTGGATCTTCCCTTAGCCGAAATAGCCGATCCGAACGCTAGGCTGGACGGGGGCGATGTACTCTTTACTGGGCGAGAATTTTTCGTTGGTCTCAGTAAGTGGACCAACGAAGCGGGTGCTCGTGCAGTAGCGGCCGCCTTTCCCGAGTATCCTTGCGTGCCGATAAAG GTCTCCGAACACCATCATCTCAAGTATTATGTGTCCATGGGTGGGCCCGACGTTCTCTGTGTGAGCCGCAGCAAGGAATCGCAAGAGATCTTGAAACGGATCGAAAGAGAAGCCACTTTTACATACCACACGCTGACACTGCAGGAAGAGGCAGCTGCTAATGTGCTGTACATCAACGGCACGCTTGTCACAAGATCCGTCGATGAAATTCCAATATCAACGCAG ATTTTATCGCAGAAAATCGACAATCCACGCCAGATGCTGTACATGTCCGAACTGGGCAAGTTTTCCAACGGGCTTACTGCTTGCTCCATTTTGGTGAAACGTTCCAAGCACATTAAAAGTCTGTAA
- the LOC128310362 gene encoding N(G),N(G)-dimethylarginine dimethylaminohydrolase 1 isoform X2 has translation MLRDLGLDVIELPPDENLPECPFVEDCAVVCNGIALICRPGDPHRMQEVEAVRAVLKKELDLPLAEIADPNARLDGGDVLFTGREFFVGLSKWTNEAGARAVAAAFPEYPCVPIKVSEHHHLKYYVSMGGPDVLCVSRSKESQEILKRIEREATFTYHTLTLQEEAAANVLYINGTLVTRSVDEIPISTQILSQKIDNPRQMLYMSELGKFSNGLTACSILVKRSKHIKSL, from the exons ATGCTACGTGATCTGGGACTGGATGTGATAGAACTGCCACCGGATGAAAATCTACCTGAATGTCCGTTCGTCGAAGACTGTGCCGTAGTTTGTAATGGAATAGCATTAATTTGTCGACCCGGCGATCCTCATCGGATGCAGGAA GTCGAGGCAGTACGGGCTGTACTAAAGAAGGAACTGGATCTTCCCTTAGCCGAAATAGCCGATCCGAACGCTAGGCTGGACGGGGGCGATGTACTCTTTACTGGGCGAGAATTTTTCGTTGGTCTCAGTAAGTGGACCAACGAAGCGGGTGCTCGTGCAGTAGCGGCCGCCTTTCCCGAGTATCCTTGCGTGCCGATAAAG GTCTCCGAACACCATCATCTCAAGTATTATGTGTCCATGGGTGGGCCCGACGTTCTCTGTGTGAGCCGCAGCAAGGAATCGCAAGAGATCTTGAAACGGATCGAAAGAGAAGCCACTTTTACATACCACACGCTGACACTGCAGGAAGAGGCAGCTGCTAATGTGCTGTACATCAACGGCACGCTTGTCACAAGATCCGTCGATGAAATTCCAATATCAACGCAG ATTTTATCGCAGAAAATCGACAATCCACGCCAGATGCTGTACATGTCCGAACTGGGCAAGTTTTCCAACGGGCTTACTGCTTGCTCCATTTTGGTGAAACGTTCCAAGCACATTAAAAGTCTGTAA